In the genome of Bubalus kerabau isolate K-KA32 ecotype Philippines breed swamp buffalo chromosome 8, PCC_UOA_SB_1v2, whole genome shotgun sequence, one region contains:
- the ARF5 gene encoding ADP-ribosylation factor 5 isoform X1, which produces MGLTVSALFSRIFGKKQMRILMVGLDAAGKTTILYKLKLGEIVTTIPTIGFNVETVEYKNICFTVWDVGGQDKIRPLWRHYFQNTQGLIFVVDSNDRERVQESADELQKMVSTQSPGEEKSLCQSAGGRTAGCGAAGVCQQAGHAQRHACERADRQAGATALAKPHVVRPGHLCHSGHRLVRRAGLAVPRAVKALANQGPAPAAQKLPRASSREDQTPGLLRQCPSLPAPPPPQTQATAPACMFSLFWEPGASLSGHGGI; this is translated from the exons TTGGCTTGGATGCGGCTGGAAAGACCACAATCCTGTACAAACTGAAGTTGGGGGAGATTGTCACCACCATTCCCACCATAG GCTtcaatgtggaaacagtggaataCAAGAACATCTGTTTCACAGTCTGGGACGTGGGAGGCCAGGACAAGATTCGGCCTCTATGGCGGCACTACTTCCAGAACACTCAG GGCCTCATCTTTGTGGTGGATAGTAATGATCGAGAGCGGGTCCAAGAATCTGCTGAcgaactccagaagatggtgagcaCCCAGAGCCCTGGGGAAGAGAAGTCTTTGTGCCAAT CTGCAGGAGGACGAACTGCGGGATGCGGTGCTGCTGGTGTTTGCCAACAAGCAGGACATGCCCAACGCCATGCCTGTGAGCGAGCTGACCGACAAGCTGGGGCTACAGCACTTGCGAAGCCGCACG TGGTACGTCCAGGCCACCTGTGCCactcagggcacaggcttgtaCGACGGGCTGGACTGGCTGTCCCACGAGCTGTCAAAGCGCTAGCCAACCAGGGGCCGGCCCCTGCTGCCCAGAAGCTCCCGCGTGCATCATCCCGGGAGGACCAGACTCCCGGACTCCTCAGGCAGTGCCCttccctcccagctcctcctcccccGCAGACACAGGCCACTGCTCCTGCCTGCATGTTCTCTCTCTTTTGGGAGCCTGGAGCCTCGCTCTCTGGGCATGGAGGGATCTGA
- the FSCN3 gene encoding fascin-3 codes for MACLSEVLLFSCRVGKVVLTWEILVSNEHETQAVVRLRSLQGLYLLCEADGSLCYGRPRTSHHGCFLIRFHRNGQWTLQCIISGRYLESDGEDVFCTSRVLSAYHMWTPRPALHVHVILFSPLNHCYARADPTMGRVWVDAPIPCLEECSFLLHFQDGCYHLETSAHTFLSHLDRLVSQPSTQTAFHMQVRPGGLVALSDGEGGMLYPQGTRLLLSLGSNPHGGEEWFILQRCPTWVSLTSKARKFLSVIYDVEVCAASEHISPMSLFQFECDNETPTLQLRSANGCYLAQRRHRAVMADGHPVECETFFRMHWNCGRILLQSPNGRFLGIAANGLLMASATVPGPNEEFGIRLANRPFLALRGRYGYVGTSSEHDLLQCNMDQPDCIHLLPCRQGIYHFQAQGGSFWSITSFGTFRPWGKFALNFCIELQGSNLLTVLAPNGFYMRSDRSGTLLADSEDITKDCIWEF; via the exons ATGGCCTGCCTGTCAGAAGTCTTGCTTTTCTCCTGCCGTGTTGGAAAAGTGGTTCTG ACCTGGGAGATCCTAGTGAGCAATGAGCATGAAACACAGGCTGTGGTACGACTAAGAAGCTTGCAGGGTCTCTACCTTCTGTGCGAGGCAGATGGTTCTCTGTGCTACGGGCGGCCAAGGACAAGCCATCATGGGTGCTTCCTCATCCGTTTCCACCGCAATGGCCAATGGACCCTCCAGTGCATCATCAGTGGTCGCTACCTGGAATCTGATGGCGAGGATGTTTTCTGTACCTCCCGGGTCCTCTCAGCTTACCACATGTGGACCCCCCGGCCAGCCCTGCATGTCCACGTGATCCTCTTCAGCCCCCTCAACCACTGCTATGCCCGGGCTGACCCTACCATGGGCCGAGTCTGGGTAGATGCACCAATTCCCTGTCTGGAGGAATGCAGCTTCCTGTTGCACTTCCAAGATGGATGCTACCACCTGGAGACCTCTGCACACACCTTCTTGTCCCACTTAGACCGGCTGGTCTCCCAACCCTCAACGCAGACAGCTTTTCACATGCAAGTGCGTCCTGGAGGGCTTGTGGCACTGAGCGATGGGGAGGGAGGCATGCTGTATCCACAGGGCACACGCCTGCTCCTGAGCCTGGGCTCCAATCCCCATGGAGGCGAGGAGTGGTTCATCCTACAGCGCTGCCCAACATGGGTTAGCCTCACGTCCAAGGCTCGGAAGTTCCTCTCCGTCATCTATG ACGTGGAGGTGTGTGCTGCCTCTGAGCACATAAGCCCAATGTCGTTGTTCCAGTTTGAATGTGACAATGAGACCCCCACCTTGCAGCTTCGTTCAGCCAATGGCTGCTACCTAGCCCAG AGACGCCACAGGGCGGTGATGGCTGATGGGCACCCAGTGGAGTGTGAAACCTTCTTTCGTATGCACTGGAATTGTGGCAGGATCCTCCTGCAGTCTCCCAATGGACGCTTCCTGGGCATCGCAGCCAATGGCCTGCTGATGGCCAGTGCCACCGTTCCAG GCCCAAATGAGGAATTTGGGATTCGATTAGCCAACCGTCCCTTCCTCGCCTTGCGGGGTCGGTATGGGTATGTGGGTACCTCATCAGAACACGACCTCCTGCAGTGCAATATGGATCAGCCAGATTGCATTCACCTGCTGCCCTGCCGCCAGGGCATCTACCACTTTCAAG CACAGGGTGGATCCTTCTGGTCAATAACATCCTTCGGCACCTTTCGGCCTTGGGGAAAGTTCGCCCTCAACTTCTGTATCGAGCTTCAGGGCAGCAACTTGCTCACCGTGCTGGCACCCAATGGCTTCTACATGCGATCCGACCGAAGTGGTACCCTGTTGGCAGACAGCGAAGACATTACCAAAGACTGTATTTGGGAATTTTAG